From a region of the Haloferax volcanii DS2 genome:
- a CDS encoding DUF7539 family protein: protein MEADRRLLREARERLDGWTYTARDRAYRELFAGDDAAVTAEERQLLDEVDAELAGDGDDGLWGTDEYAVVMGHPKNHPISVVCTRHPEIPSSWSRGGESLTEPEREQFNDLLWDYCERVRRYVQDEVDEFVGVAGVPEE from the coding sequence ATGGAAGCTGACAGACGACTCCTCCGCGAGGCGCGGGAGCGACTCGACGGGTGGACGTACACGGCCCGCGACCGGGCGTACCGCGAGCTGTTCGCCGGTGACGACGCCGCCGTCACGGCCGAGGAGCGGCAGCTTCTCGACGAGGTGGACGCGGAACTCGCGGGCGACGGCGACGACGGGCTCTGGGGGACGGACGAGTACGCCGTCGTCATGGGCCATCCGAAGAACCACCCGATTTCGGTCGTCTGCACCCGCCACCCGGAGATTCCGTCGTCGTGGTCGCGGGGCGGCGAGAGCCTGACCGAGCCGGAGCGCGAGCAGTTCAACGACCTCCTGTGGGACTACTGCGAGCGCGTCCGCCGGTACGTCCAAGACGAGGTCGACGAGTTCGTCGGCGTCGCGGGCGTCCCCGAGGAGTAG